ctgtgcatctttattcccagcctgcccctaggttcttcatgaccactttttttccaaagtgagagactggcatggacatatatacactaccaaatgcaaaatcgatagcaagtgggaagcagccgcatagcacagggagatcagctcggtgctttgtgaccacctagaggggagggacagggagggtgggagggagggagacgcaagagggaaaagatatggggatatatgtgtatgtataactgattcactctgttataaagcagagactaacacaccattgtaaagcaattatactccaataaagacgttaaaaagaaagaaataatataatacaCGTAACATACTGGCACActgtaaagcaaaaaaaagagagagaataatgcTGTGCAGATACACTTTTATCTCACGCCAGCTTATCTCCATATACAAATGGGCCTTCCTAGCCTCCTTCAGGATGACCAAGAGGTAAGAGAAATGGCAGACATGGTCAGAATTTCCCAATCATGGGGTTAAAAAGGCACAATTTCTCTAGCTCCCCTGGCCTCAAGGATGGTTAGCTGGGCAGTATCCCGGGAAGAGGTGCTGGTGTAGACAAGCAGACAAGGCAATATCTGTTTTCCAAGGTGCAAAAACTGCACAAGGTATGGAAGTGAGGAATGACGGAAAAGCACTCGGGCAGCCCAGAAAGCGTTCATGTCCTCTGTCCTCGCTAGGCCATCTTTCCCTGTAACACTGCCTGTGACATTCCCTGCAGAGAAGGAAGTGAGCAAGGGTTCCCCACTCTGCAGTTTGCCTTGCCCAGCACCCCCTATCCACACAGCCAGGGGGAGCCCCGGGAAGATGActgtattagaaataataatccCTGACCTCAAAGAAAAACATGATGGATTGCATTCATTCAGCAACAGCTTCTGAAAGCCCGACTGCACCGGGCACAGTGCTAGGCGTACGTCACTTCGCCACTGAGACCACCCTTCCAAGAGCTCAGGAACCCGTTAACCGGGTCTCCATATATAACAGCAGAATAATGCAACCAAGCACACGAAAACTGCCCTAATGTCTGTCCTCTTTGGGAGGAGACTGTCCCCGCTCCAAAGACCTGGCCCCTTGACCCTTAGGGCAAGTCCCAATTCTTCTGCTCCATCTGTTCATTCATCCAGGCATCccatggttgtcttttcatctgccAGGCACCATGTTGGGGAAGCAGAGGTCAAGAGTGCCTCCCAAGCGGATGAGAGGAGCCCCCGTCCACATACACGCATTGTGAGAAATATCGCTGGGGATGCATATGTGCCCTTCGTcgcaaaacaaaaagagagccTCTGACCCAACTCTGGTAAAAATGTAAGCACGCTGTCCTCTGCCCACATGGTCAGTAGTCAGTGGGTTTGGGAACAGCATCTCTGGCAGCTTTCTCTGTCAGAGACCTTGGGCTGATCAACCTTATTCAACCACCAGCAGAGCAGTGGGCCAGCCCTTACCTTCAGAGACCGCCCCCCCTCCACTGCGTCCTTAATACCCACCTCAGCACCAAGTGGTCCCTGACGAAGCTTCAGGGACCAGCCACTCAAATAGGGACTTGGATGCCGGGTGTCacctcaggaaggaaggaaaaacccAAACTGAAGGCACGTGAGCTTCCCCTCTGTGCCAGAAACCCTGCTGCCCGTCACAAGCCAGACATGATGTAGAGGAATAATAAGGCCCCTTGAATTACCCACTAAGTACTGGCAGCAAATCGcatgatttctttcttaatattgcACATATCTGGCCCCTGGAAAATGATGATGATGCTATCTCCGCCGGCTGGATAATAAACAgagctccccccgccccgccgcccccatccccccgccccgccgcccccatccccccgccccgCACCGAGCCAGGGAGACACAGCCCCTCCTCCAAAGTCATATCAGAGCAAAGGCGAGGGAAGAGAGACTCAGCCCACACTCCGGCTCCTGCATCTTGGGCTTCAAGCCAGCACTCTTCTGACTGCCTTCACGGATACAGGAGGGTTCACAAACTTCCCTACCTTGTTCCTCCCTCCAGCCAACTTTCCATGGCTTCCCAGGGAGCATGGCTGCTGTGTAGATGTCACTTGCTCAGAGTAGCCATCCCTGACTCCCCTGTGTAACTAAACCAAGAACCCTCCACGATTCTCCCACCAAGCGCCTGTGGTTTCACTTCTAGCATCCCACCTGTTTGCTTGTTCAATGCATCAGCCATGAGACAACATGCCCCGGGAAGGCAGGAACCATGGCTGCCTTGTTCACAATTCAGCCCCACtactggcacacagtaggacctCAGGAACCACATGCTGAGTAACTTagtagtaaatgctcagtaaacccTGCGTGACTGAACTGGGCCACATGTCCTAGAGCAATCAGCGCATGGCGAACTTtggtgtgcatcagaatcacgcCACAGGTTTTCTAAACCACAGAccgctgggccccacccccagcttctgattcagtaggtctggggggaggggaggggcggcctGTGGATTTGCATTTCCAACCAGCTGCGTGCTGATGGccatgctgctggtccagggaccccactttgagaatCACATCCCGAGAGAATCGCCCATAAATGAAGATACCCGTTTCCTGCCCTTCTGCCTTCTCATCAAATTTATTGGAGCTGTCCACATGAGTACAAGTGACAAGGACAGAAAACAGAGCTCTCTGGATCCAATCTGTCCTATGTAAATAAAATTCTTCTCATCCCTAATAGTGGGAAGGTAAACTGAGGCGAATGGATGCAAAGTGAGGTGGACTGTTCAGCAAGTTGGCACAAACAACACAGAACCCCGCACACCAGATACACAGCTTCCTGTTCCAATCACCGGGCTGCACTTTTCTGACACCAACTGTAGAAATGAGTTGGCTTCCAAGTGGCTTATTAGAGAGCAAATTATTCCCTGTTTTGCTACTCTTTCCATTTGAGTTCATCTGCAAGTCTGAAGTCCAAGCAGGTGCCAGAGTTATTCCCGCAACGGGCACCAAACTGCATTCAGAAGCACAATCAGCACTTCGCTAATGTGCCTCAGAATGGGATAATCTACATACTACCCGAAGGCCGCCTCAGTCCCCACCGCACTTCACCTTACTGTGCCGAAGTGCAGGTTGCCCTGCTCACAGGCCTTTACAAATCCAGCATTTGCCAGGCAGCTGTCCCGAGCTTTTCATCTGAAGAGAGCAGGGAGGACCCCCCGGtgacagcagttaagaatcccaGCCGcaacctctcttctttcttcctattctttttcttcctgaactATTCAGGCCACAAACAAacggctgggggggggggcgggtgctgACGGGGGCGTCCTAGAAAAGTGGGCACCTGCGCCACAGCACTGGGGAGACACAGTGGCCCAGAGCCAAGTGTTGGAGCACAAGTGTGGAGAGGAGGACCCAACCAAGGAACAGCTCAGCTCAGGGTCTGGAGCCTGAACACTGTGAGAGGTTCCTGCATGGGACGAGGGCCACAAGGGGAGCCTGGTGTGGCGTGCTGGAGCTCCAGAGGGTAAGGAGGGAGTCCCAGGAGGGGGCAGCCAGGCGAGGGGTATGGGTACCTAAGAGGATTGGGAGGGTCTTCCTCACCAGGTTAGGGGGACAGCCTGGGACAGGCTGGGAGgccaagagggaggaggagggcatcTGTGCCAGGAAGGGGTGATGGTGGCAATGCAAGATTACATAAGGGGAGACTGATCAAATAAGAAAGATCAACAGGAGCCAGATTTCCCACTGTTAGAGACGGAAGCTACAGGCACAAAAAGGATGAAAACTAAAGTGAATCCTGAGGTGTTAGATTGGAATCTGGGGTATCTATGTGAACTGATGGTTTTTAATATTCAGttagataaacatataaatacacatgCCATTGTATGTGCAGACATACATGCACATATTTCTCCACTCTGTCCACCAAGAGGGTCTGGGAGCCACCCCAGTACCAATGAGCACACCTAGCCcttagatcttggtttctaaataccattctccactgAAAGAAATCAGGGCTCCCTGAAAAATGGGCTGATTCCAGACAGGGGCAGGGAAAGTACAATACGAATTTGGAATATCTTACTTTACCGTAAGTAAGGAAGCACTCAGAGAATGATGGGGACTTGTGAAAAGGACACTAAAGCTAGCTTGGAGGGGTTCCCACCGGGCAACTCTGAGACAATTTCAGCATCAAAAgatgtaataataataaggtACAATCCActgaataaaatatgaaacacaaGTTCATCCTGatatagataaatgaataaattgaagtTTGATAAGGAACGGGATATTCACCTAATCTCAAAGCATCTCCACACATGGTTACTTACAAAGAGGAAAAGAGTAACTTTGCCGTGGAGAAGGCTGGTGACACCACCTTAAACAAAAGTAATCAAAGTCTATATCACCAAGTCTGGGACAAATCAGAATCATGGGGTGCCTGATAAGGTGCAATAAGAAgggcacagcatcacttctgtgaaaCTCCTGCCGAAGACGCACAGCCTGAATCtactcatgaggaaacatcagacaaacccaacgTGAGGGACATTAGTCAAAAGAGTTGGCCTGGAGTCTTCAAAAGTGTCAATGTCTGGAAAGTTAAGAAAGGACCGGGAATCTGTTCCAGAGTGAAGGAGATTAGGGAGACACAACAACGAAATGCAGTGTGTGACCCTAGACTGGGTCCTTTCACTCTAAAGATCATCACTGGGGCAGCTGGTTGACTGGGGTCTGAGGATTAAATGTTAGCAATGAATCAGGTCACTTCCTGCCTTCGATGATTGTTTATGGTCACGTAAGAGCACGTCCTTACTTGTAGAATATATAAACTAAAGTATTCATGGGTGACGGGCATCATGTCAGCAACATACTCTGAAATAGTTGAGGAACAAAAAGGTTTTTTGCACTGTACTTGCAGCTATTCGGTATAACTGAAGATTGTTTCCAATAAACCCTTCAGGAAGCTACAGCAATGATGACAGCCACAGACCTGAGTCTCCTGCAGCCAGCATTATCTGGCCGTGCTCTCAATGAGCTCAGTCGGCTTAGAGACACTGCATGAGGCAGCCTCACGCCACCGGGGTGAGGTCATGGTTGTGCCTGCCATTTTAAACATCCTGAGTGGACGAGTGGCTTGAGGGGAGATCAGTGGATGCTGTGCCCTCCGGGAGCCCTGCACTGATTCTGGGAAGGATCCAGGCCACTCAGATTGGGAAGACAGAAGTCTATCGCTGATGTGAACGCTGGGTCTTTGGGGAGGGGAGCAGTGTCCTGGCTTCCGATTCCAGGTCTGGTCCTCATGGGTGCTACTCTCTAGGGCTCTACCCTCAGAGGCTTTGCCTCCTCCACCTTTTCATGCGGAAGGCTGGCTGGGCAGGAGTGTCTATGCCAAAGCCTATCCTGGAAAGCAGATGTGGTCCTCTCGGGGGTCTGACCTGCTCGCCAAGGATGAGAAGCCTCCTTCAGTGTAGACTGGCGTTCacacctgtgctccacagtgcaAACACAGCAGAGACTAACTGATTCACCCCTAGAACAGGGTGACCAGGTGGTGAGGGGTCTGACAACCACATCGTGAGAAGAGAAGACCCAGCAGAGATGGGACATCTGTCTTTAAACGTTTGAGGAGATGGCCCATGGGGGTGACTGGATTTATGTCACGTAGCTCCAGCTTAATACCTAGAACCAATGGTGGAGGATGAAAGGCAGTGGAGTTCAGCTCCACATAAGGAAGAGACTTTCTAATACTGGATCTAGCCAACGCGGGCCAGGGCCCCTGGGTGGGCTGGGATCCTGGAAGTGGGCAAGCAGACATTGAAAGGCCATCTGGGAGGGGAGCTGCAGCAGTGACCTCGTCAATGTTAGGATGATTCCAGGGAAGACCAGATTACCCTGTATGGCTCTGACTAGGAAAAGAAGCCAGAGCTTTAGCGAGCAGAGCGAAGACAGCATTCCTGGGCTTTGCTTAGGCCAGTAGGACAGTCCCACCAGAGACAGACCTCTGTCTCCCCAGCAGCTCACCTTCTGCCACCCGTCCCAACTTTTCCAGCATCTAAGGTGAGTAGATGCAACACAAATCCTGAGGAAGGACCAGGACCTCACGGCTCCTCAATGTTGTGTCTGGGACTCCGTGGCCTCCCAGATGTGCGgcttctccaccaccaccacggAGGCTGCCCCCCCGAGTCCAACTTGGACCATAGTCCCACGTGTTCCCAAAGACCTCTGGCCCCTCCCAAAGGCAAGACGGCTGGCCTGCCTGGTGAGTCTCCTCCTTCCATCACCTGTTTCCCTTCCTTCGACCCTTGAGTCACTGTCCCTACATCACACAGGTGAACAAGCCTCAGGCTTCAGGTTACAAATCCTAAGTGGAACCGGAGGGCTGTGCCCTTCCTCCCACTTTACCAAGAGCTGGTGAAGAAGAGGAAAGGTCATCGGAGCCCCCGGAAAGAAAGAGTAGGGTGCTGCAAGATTCATCATTATGCCAGTTCACCTGGAGACAAAGGTTAGGTCAGCGCGGAGAGTTTCCCACGGCAAAGCCATCACCCACTGACGAGTCCAGCAGATACACATACACTGTACGGTTTCACATTTGCGTTCACTGCTCTGGTTggatttattaaaagaaagagacagggcttccctggtggcgcagtggttgagagtccgcctgccgatgcaggggacacgggttcgtgtccctgtctgggaagatcccacatgccgcagagcggctgggcccgtgagccatggccgctgagcctgcacgtccggagcctgtgctccgcaacgggagaggccacagcagtgagaggcccgcgtaccgcaaaaaaaaaaaaaagaaagagacagtgatttttaaaaaggtagagaAAGGGGACTTACAATAGCACACAGGGATACTGGGTTGTTGCACTGGATGCATTATTCCCCAGGGGCCTGAATAAAGAATTAGAGCAGTGAGATCTTATTTGATGTTTCCATACACCTGTTGAATTTTCAGCTTGGATGCAATACCAAGCAGACCCAGTAGCCAGCCCCTCCCTTCTCAGCACTGCCACGACAAGTTTTAAGGGAGACCAGTTCAGGCTTATTAGACACTTCTATTATTCAACTTATACCCCACCCAGATCCATGGGCACAAATCACTTTTACATAACCCATGTATTCACGCACATATAGTTAGCAAGTTTGTGTCTCGGAGTTTAGCAGCAAACTCAAAGTTGAAAGCAACCGACAGCCAGACTTTTATTTTCACGGTACTGCTGATAACCCCGCTCCACGGGCTCATCTGCCCAGTGAACGTGCCATGGGCAAGAACGGACGGTGGGCTGGCATACCCAAGACCTGGCCTCTGCACTGGCTCTACTGCTAGCTTACTGGGAGCCTTCAGAAGGCAGAACCTTCCCTGCCTCTGTGATCATACCGGCTCCATGTACTTCAGAGAGCAATGGGGAAGAGATCGTAACATCATGAGAGGCAAGTGCTCAGAACAATAGGAAGTGCTTTAAACCTATAAAATTAGGTGCCATGTAGTCAGAATCAGGTTTAAAAAATGGGATCTGCTTTCCGCGCCTGACAGGGGTCCATACGGCTTTGTCCTGGATTCCCGTCGTCACTTAAAGGGAAACTTTCACAATGTCCGGAGCCCTTGACGTCctgcagatgaaggaggaggATGTCCTCACATTCCTTGCAGCAGGAACCCACTTAGGTGGCACCAACCTTGACTTCCAAATGGAACAGTACGTCTACAAAAGGAAAAGTGATGGCATCTACATCATAAATCTGAAGAGAACCTGGGAGATGCTTCTGTTGGCAGCTCGTGCCATTGTTGCCATTGAAAACCCAGCTGATGTCAGTGTCGTATCCTCCAGGGATACTGGCCAGCGAGCTGGGCTGAAGTTTGCTGCTGTCACTGGAGCCACTCCTATTGCCGGCCGCTTCTCTCCTGGCATCTTCACTGACCAGATCCAGGCAGGCTTCTGGGAGCCAAGACTTCTGGTCGGTGGTTACTGATCCCAGGGCTGACCACCAGCCTCTCCCAGAGGCCTCTTACGTTAACCTGCCTACCATTGCTCTGTGTAACACAGACTCTCCTCTGCGGTATGTGGACGTTGCCATCCCACGCAACAACAAGGGAGCTCATTCAGTGGGTCTGACGTGGTGGATGCTTGCCCGGAAAGTTCTGCGCATGCGTGGCACCATCTTCCGTGAACACCCATGGGAGGTCATGCCTGATCTCTACTTCTACAGAGATCCTGAAGAGACTGAAATGGAAGAGCAGGCGGCAGCTGAGAAGGCTGTGACCAAGGAGGAACTTCAGGGCGAATGGACCGCCCCACCTCCTGAGCTCCCTGCTCCTCAGCCTGAGGCAGCGGACTGGTCCGAAGGTGTGCAGGTGCCCTCTGGGCCTGTTCAGCAGTTCCCCACTGGAGACTGGAGTGCTCGGCCTGCCACTGCCCAGGCCACCGAGTGGGTAGGAACAACCACTGAGTGGTCTTAAACTGTTCTTCCACAGACTCTTAAAACGGAAATAGGTTgatgaaaaataaacagtttcttaaaaaaaaaaaaaatgggggatcTGAACACAGGGCTGTGAAACATACAGAGTTCTGAGTCATGCTCTGGTCCCACCCCTCATTTCACAGGTAAAAAAGTGGGCACCATGGGCGGCACAGCTACTCGCAGGACAACGGCAAGACCAGTCAGGTTTGGATGAGACAGTTAAGGTGCATCCCGTACTTGAATGCCCACCCAATGGCCACCTAGCCTCTGCTTGATTATCTGCATTGACGAGGAGCTCACTTCCTCAAAGGCAGCGCCTTCACCTTTGAAAGGCTTAGGAGACTTTTCAGAAGcatgaggaaggagaaggaatttctgtggccttttctcTACTCATCATTTGGCCCAAGAGATACTAAAGACGCCGCACAGACTGCTTCTGCTCCCTCTTCTGTACAATACCTGGTCAGTGGGGCTGTTCCCTATGATACTTCTCTCCTTCAGTCTGTGCACCCCTGCATCACTGGCTCCTTTGTTCACTCCGCACATCAGTCTCTGCCGTCCCGGTTACCCTGCAATCAACGTGCTCTAACTTGCCCAGCACTAGCTCCCAGCTCATCTCTTTGGCGTGGCCACCTTGTCCTTGGCAGCTGACGGTCTGAACACTCAGGACCTCTTCGGTCACCTTGTGTCAGAGCAGCTACTGTCAGCAGCTCCTGAAACTGAACAGGAAGCTGAGGGATCAGGCCTGGACAAGCAGAGCTCCACGTGCTCCAGTCCACTGTTGATACCTGGCACAAAAATTAAGGCCTTGAAACAACCCAGAGAGGCGGGCACAGAGCCTGCGGCTTGGCTAGGTGCTGGTCAGGGGCCAGTACTCCGGCAAGGAAGCCCCTGCACTATAGAAGATGGCAAGAAAGACCGTTGCCATGGTGACTGTCGGGCAGCCTAGACTGCTGCCGCCGGCGAGGAAAAGGCACTTAGGAAGGATCGCAGTGAGATGCAGGAATTCACCCACAACCACTACCCAACCCAGCAGGGGCGTTACCGACTCCAGCTGTGCCTGGGCCGTTTCCCTTGTGGTCCacgaggaggagggggcagggctgaCATTAATCACCCTATAGGAGAAGGGGAGGTCTTCaggggggtgtgtgtgcacgtgtgtgtgtgtgatatgtgtCTGTGTAATGTGTGTGACTGTGTAGTATCTGTGGTGTGTGTCTTTGGGGGGGTGGTCTGCGTGTGTGATACGTGATGTGTGTGATATGTGTGACATATGTGATATCtgatgtgtgtgtctatgtgtatatttgtgtgatGTGTGTGGCTGTGTATGATGCGTATGTCTGTGAGTGTCTCTATATGATTGCGACGTGTCTGTGATGtctgtgtgatgtgtgtgtagtgtgtatCGTGTGTGTAATATCTGTGATGCGTGTGTGTGGGGAGGATGTACTCTGTGTAATACGTGATGTGTGTGATATATGTgtgatgtgtgtctgtgtgatgtgtgtgtgtacgtgatgtgtgtttgtgtgtgacgTGTGTCTTGTGTGTGATTGTGGTGTGTATCTGTGAAGTGTGAGGTgtctgtgtgtgatgtgtgtcTGTGCCCGTGTGTgatgtgtgtctgcatgtgttgtgtgtgtgtgtgacgtcTTGTATCTGTGTGCTGTATTGTGAATGATGTGTGtgaggtgtgtctgtgtgtgtgatgatGCGTTGAGCTGACCAAGCATCAGTGCCTTCTTGGGCAAAGCCTCTTTCTTTTCAGGCCCAAAAGCACAGGAACTCTTGGAGCAGCTGGAGGGTGGTGACTTGAGGCTGGGCGAGTCACCCCTCCCCcgtgcctcacccctcccccgtGCCCCCCCCAGCAGTATGCATGCTCCTCTATTAGCATTAATTACAATGTGCTCTAATCATTTGTTTACAGGCTGCCCCCCCCACTGAAGGAGGGAGGAGCTCGAGCCCAGGGGCTGCGTCTCCTAGTGCCAGCACTACGTTGTGTCCTCGGCACATGGTGGACATCCAGTGAGGGTCGCCTGACTGAACGGCTCTGACAAGGACAAGATCAGAGCATCTGCACTTCATACAGCAGTGCGCAAGATCAAGCTCATTCAAGGAGCAGCAGTGGGGCTCTCGCTCCGCTGGGCACGGCGCTGTGATGGAGTCTCCTCACCACGGAGTTCACGCAGAGCGAGAGGGACACTCAGACTGTGGCCCTCCTTCTCCTGTGGCAGGGACACAGCGCCGGAGGCAGGCCCACGGTACTGGTCAGTGGCAGCGCTGGAAGCGGTGCCCGGAAGACCTCACCACGCGGGCATCCACTCTGCAGGTTACCAAGGAAGGACTGGTCTTGTTTCACATTTATTTAGTTGCTTTTAATTTACATCCAGTCCACCTGCTCTTTTTGGTGTACAGGTTTACGCGTTTTGGACAAAGGCATAGAACTGTGTAACCACAATGAAATTACAGAAACATTCCCTCACCGATCTCTTTCGTTTTCTTAAGTAACCACCCATCTTTTTTCTGGCCCCGTTTTTATTTCATATCCCCTTTTAGTGGAGACGTGTTAACTGAAAACTGAGTCAGTTCCTTCCAGTAGCCTAGTCAGATCTGCCCCTCCTCTGAGCCCTATTTGACATTTCAAAGCAAAAGAGGGCAGCACAGGAAAAAGTAAGGTGGCATGTACACCAACTCATCCTGAGAAAGAAGTATTTTCCTCGAGAATATCCCCCTTGAATTGGAAGGACACACAAGCCAGAGAAGGAACTCTGTGAGGACAGACTTTGCCATACACCACTGGTGCACTCCTGAAAATTAGGATTATACCTAATCCCAATTTGATCAAACAACCTATCGATCTTTGTCTCTGCTGGTCACCAATCCTCGGCTCTATTTCCATCACCTTCCCACCTATCCATGCATACCCTTGGAGTTTCAGGGAAGCAGAAGATGGATAAAAATCACTTGCTGATAAACTTAAATGTCACTAGAGATTGCTATTATTTAGAAGGAaactttaagaatatttttaaaggaataaatattaTCCTAGGAGAACGAGCACAtgagagcattttttaaaaccataaaaggTTGGAATCTGTCCATTCACATTACGTTGCTCTTCGAAGCGGTTCCGTAGGATGCGGCTGACTCCTTTCAAGTTTGCTGTTATTACTC
The genomic region above belongs to Lagenorhynchus albirostris chromosome 8, mLagAlb1.1, whole genome shotgun sequence and contains:
- the LOC132524126 gene encoding LOW QUALITY PROTEIN: small ribosomal subunit protein uS2B-like (The sequence of the model RefSeq protein was modified relative to this genomic sequence to represent the inferred CDS: deleted 1 base in 1 codon); this translates as MSGALDVLQMKEEDVLTFLAAGTHLGGTNLDFQMEQYVYKRKSDGIYIINLKRTWEMLLLAARAIVAIENPADVSVVSSRDTGQRAGLKFAAVTGATPIAGRFSPGIFTDQIQAGFWEPRLLSVVTDPRADHQPLPEASYVNLPTIALCNTDSPLRYVDVAIPRNNKGAHSVGLTWWMLARKVLRMRGTIFREHPWEVMPDLYFYRDPEETEMEEQAAAEKAVTKEELQGEWTAPPPELPAPQPEAADWSEGVQVPSGPVQQFPTGDWSARPATAQATEWVGTTTEWS